The Flavobacterium praedii genome window below encodes:
- a CDS encoding methyltransferase domain-containing protein — MLVDTQNRTDDPEIMDDFDLEGDELKEALDKIASINHLLGGNQLTLRGVRKLLKKVPHLGTITIVDVGCGNGDMLRKLADFGLSANLNLDLIGVDANHFTVNYAIDLSVNYPNIKYRCEDIFSKSFNELKCDIILCTLTLHHFKNDEIIKLLALFNKNSSIGFVVNDLQRSSIAYRLFQGFCIVFRLNKMSRNDGLVSILRGFKREELIAFSEELRFKKFSIQWKWAFRYQWIVEKF, encoded by the coding sequence GTGCTTGTAGATACACAAAACAGAACAGACGACCCTGAAATCATGGATGATTTTGATTTAGAAGGAGACGAATTAAAAGAGGCGCTGGATAAAATTGCTTCTATAAACCATTTGTTAGGAGGAAATCAATTGACTTTGAGAGGGGTTCGCAAATTGCTTAAAAAAGTTCCACATTTAGGAACTATCACAATTGTAGATGTTGGTTGCGGGAATGGAGATATGTTGCGAAAATTAGCTGATTTCGGTTTAAGTGCTAATTTGAATTTAGATCTGATTGGGGTTGATGCTAATCATTTTACTGTAAATTATGCAATAGATTTGTCAGTAAATTATCCAAATATAAAGTATAGGTGTGAAGATATTTTTAGTAAATCTTTTAATGAATTAAAATGCGATATAATATTGTGTACTTTGACTTTACATCATTTTAAAAACGATGAAATTATTAAATTACTAGCTTTGTTTAACAAAAATTCAAGTATTGGTTTTGTGGTGAATGATTTGCAAAGAAGTAGCATAGCTTATCGATTATTTCAAGGGTTTTGTATTGTTTTTAGACTGAATAAAATGTCGCGAAATGATGGTTTGGTATCTATATTAAGAGGGTTTAAAAGAGAAGAACTGATTGCCTTTTCTGAAGAGTTAAGGTTTAAAAAGTTTAGTATCCAATGGAAATGGGCTTTTCGTTACCAATGGATTGTAGAGAAATTTTAG